In a genomic window of Desulfonatronovibrio magnus:
- a CDS encoding ComEA family DNA-binding protein, giving the protein MIYINHIVKLYRKAGIFTLGGTMIKFKFLPVIFFLFFLMAAVPVGAEAELININTATIEELTVLPGIGPAIAERIVEHREQFPFEKPEDIMQVSGVGEGRYDQIKHLITVD; this is encoded by the coding sequence ATGATATATATAAATCATATTGTTAAACTTTATAGGAAGGCAGGCATCTTCACCTTAGGAGGAACAATGATAAAATTCAAATTTTTACCAGTCATTTTTTTTCTGTTTTTTCTTATGGCAGCTGTCCCGGTTGGTGCAGAAGCAGAGTTGATAAATATCAACACTGCAACTATTGAGGAGTTAACGGTCTTGCCAGGAATTGGTCCGGCGATAGCTGAGAGAATAGTCGAGCATAGGGAGCAATTTCCCTTTGAAAAACCTGAGGATATCATGCAGGTTTCAGGCGTTGGAGAAGGGAGATATGATCAAATTAAACATTTGATAACCGTTGATTGA